A single region of the Mycoplasma mycoides subsp. mycoides SC str. PG1 genome encodes:
- the galE gene encoding UDP-glucose 4-epimerase GalE: MNYLLIGGAGYIGSHVAEIINKTDNNKVIIYDNLSSGLNDFIEQKSTFIQGDILDFNKLNEVFSSNKIDVVIYLAGLIKVGESVQKPLDYYQTNILGLINTLKIMQAHNVNYFVFSSSAAVYGNNSRHNGYFYEDDPKEPCSPYGRTKYFGEEIIKDFAIANPNFHYTFLRYFNVAGASKSKRIGYLTKDNNKPTHLIPAISYFAFGLTDQFSIFGSDYNTKDGTCIRDYVYVCELAELHLLTAQKMVKENCNLYYNIGSGKGFSNLEIIKEFEKQLGYKLNIDIAPKRSGDPDVLVASNTKLCQELNYKIKTNIKDIVESEIAFRKAHLKNKE, from the coding sequence ATGAATTATCTTTTAATTGGTGGGGCTGGTTATATTGGAAGCCATGTAGCTGAAATTATTAATAAAACTGACAATAACAAAGTAATTATTTATGATAATTTATCAAGTGGGTTAAATGATTTTATAGAACAAAAAAGTACATTCATTCAAGGTGATATTTTAGACTTTAATAAATTAAATGAGGTTTTTAGCTCAAATAAAATTGATGTTGTAATTTATTTAGCAGGATTAATTAAAGTTGGTGAATCAGTGCAAAAACCACTTGATTATTATCAAACAAATATTTTAGGATTAATAAATACTTTAAAAATTATGCAAGCGCATAATGTTAATTATTTTGTATTTTCTTCTTCAGCTGCTGTTTATGGAAACAATTCACGTCATAATGGTTATTTTTATGAAGATGATCCTAAAGAACCTTGTTCACCATATGGAAGAACAAAATATTTTGGTGAAGAAATCATTAAAGATTTTGCAATAGCTAATCCTAATTTTCATTACACTTTTTTAAGATATTTTAATGTTGCTGGTGCTTCAAAAAGCAAAAGAATTGGTTATCTAACTAAAGATAATAACAAACCTACTCATTTAATTCCTGCAATTAGTTATTTTGCTTTTGGTTTAACAGATCAATTCAGTATTTTTGGATCAGATTATAATACAAAAGATGGCACTTGTATTAGAGATTATGTTTATGTTTGTGAATTAGCTGAATTACATTTATTAACTGCACAAAAAATGGTTAAAGAAAATTGTAATCTTTACTATAACATTGGTAGTGGTAAAGGATTTAGTAACCTTGAAATTATTAAAGAATTTGAAAAACAACTAGGTTATAAACTAAATATAGACATTGCTCCAAAAAGAAGTGGAGATCCTGATGTTTTAGTTGCTTCAAATACTAAATTATGTCAAGAACTAAACTATAAAATAAAAACAAATATTAAAGATATAGTAGAAAGTGAAATTGCTTTTAGAAAAGCTCATTTAAAAAACAAAGAATAA
- a CDS encoding UDP-galactopyranose mutase, translating into MKNDKNTIISKEFPGAFEQNSKEFSERYYPIPNDASRDQYNKYVEESKKISNLYQLGRLAQYRYINMDQAVRGALDFADELIKKFEN; encoded by the coding sequence ATAAAAAATGATAAAAATACTATTATTTCAAAAGAATTTCCTGGTGCTTTTGAACAAAATAGTAAAGAATTTTCTGAAAGATATTATCCAATTCCAAATGATGCTTCAAGAGATCAATATAATAAGTATGTTGAAGAAAGCAAAAAGATTTCAAATTTATATCAATTAGGAAGATTAGCTCAATATAGATACATTAATATGGATCAAGCTGTTAGAGGTGCTTTAGATTTTGCTGATGAATTAATTAAAAAATTTGAAAATTAA
- a CDS encoding UDP-galactopyranose mutase, with protein MNTLKALPTNINSYDYIFIGCGLSTATVCAKLPKSKRILIIEKRAHIGGNVYDHKKNDILVHQYGPHIFHTNDKEVFDFLNQFTTFNTYKNVVQAKIDDELIPLLVNVDSIKILFPNEAEDFINYLKEKFPNQDQVTILELSQIDKYQHIYQTIYTRIFASYTGKMWDKKIEDLDVSVFARVPIYLTKRNTYFTDTYEGLPSKGYTQMVLNMLDSSNIDIVLNINITKHLQIKDDQIYINDELITKPVINCAPIDEIFGYKYDKLPYRSLNIKFEELNNSNLQSTAIVNYPEHPKMTRITEYKNFILK; from the coding sequence ATGAACACATTAAAAGCATTACCAACTAATATCAATAGTTATGATTATATTTTTATTGGTTGTGGGTTAAGTACAGCAACAGTTTGTGCTAAACTACCAAAAAGCAAAAGAATTTTAATAATTGAAAAAAGAGCGCATATTGGTGGAAACGTTTATGATCATAAAAAAAATGATATTCTAGTTCATCAATATGGACCTCATATATTTCATACAAATGATAAAGAAGTATTTGATTTTTTAAATCAATTTACTACTTTTAACACATATAAAAATGTTGTACAAGCTAAAATTGATGATGAATTAATCCCTCTACTTGTTAATGTTGACTCAATTAAAATACTTTTTCCAAATGAAGCTGAAGACTTTATTAATTATTTAAAAGAAAAGTTTCCAAATCAAGACCAAGTAACTATTTTAGAATTATCACAAATTGACAAGTATCAACATATTTATCAAACTATTTATACAAGGATTTTTGCAAGTTATACTGGTAAAATGTGAGATAAAAAAATTGAAGATTTAGATGTTTCAGTATTTGCTAGAGTTCCAATTTATTTAACTAAAAGAAACACTTATTTTACTGATACATATGAAGGTTTGCCATCTAAAGGTTATACTCAAATGGTTTTAAATATGTTAGATTCTTCTAATATTGATATTGTTTTAAACATTAATATTACAAAGCATTTACAAATTAAAGATGATCAAATTTATATTAATGATGAATTAATTACAAAACCTGTAATTAACTGTGCACCAATTGATGAAATCTTTGGCTATAAATATGATAAATTACCTTATAGATCTTTAAATATTAAATTTGAGGAATTAAATAATTCTAATTTACAATCAACAGCTATTGTAAATTACCCTGAGCATCCTAAAATGACTAGAATTACTGAATATAAGAATTTTATCCTGAAATAA